Genomic DNA from Streptomyces sp. GS7:
CCCTCGACGCGCTGATCACCGCCCGGGTCCTCCTCGGTCTCGGCACCTCGGCCGCCTATCCCGCCTCCATGTACCTCACCCGCAGCGAGGCCAAGCGCACGGGCCACGACGGCCCCGCAGGAGTGCTGACCGCGCTTGCCGTCGCCACCCAGACCATCGCGGTCATCGGCCCCACCCTCGGTGGAGTGCTGATCGGCGTCGGCGGCTGGCGCACCGTCTTCACCGTCAACGTCCCGCTCGCCCTGGCCTGCCTCTTCCTGGGTGCCCGGCGCCTGCCGAGGTCTCCCGCTCCCGATCCGGCGGACGGTGCCCGGACCGCACGCCTGGGCCGTCGCGTGGACGTCTTGGGAATGGCGCTGTTCGCCGCACTGCTCACCTTCCTCATGCTCTTCCTGATGCGCCCTCAGGCAGCCGACGGCTACCTGCTGGTGCTCGCCGGGGCGGCGGCAACCGCCTTCGTGGCACGCGAACTCCGCGTCGCGGAACCCTTTGTCGACCTGAGACTCCTTGCCTGCAGCGCCCCGCTGCAGGCCACCTTCGCGCGTCAAGTCCTCAGTTACACCGCCTCCTATGCGTTCCTCTACGGCTTCACCCAATGGCTCGAACAAGCCCGCGGCCTGCACGCGTCCCAGGCCGGACTGGTCCTGCTGCCGCTCTCCTTGAGCGCATTGGTCGTCAGCGGCATCACCGGACGCCACCAGGCACTGCGCGCCAAACTCCTCATCGGCAGTACCGTCCAGATCGCCGCCTGCGGCACGCTCCTGCTCGTCCATCCCACCGGCGCGGCCTGGTTGCTCATCGCTGTCAGCACCCTCATGGGCATCCCTCAGGGCCTCATCGGCCTCGCCAACCAGAGCGCCCTCTACCACCAGGCCGACCCCGAACGGATGGGCTCCGCCTCCGGCCTGCTGCGCACCTTCACCTACCTCGGCGCGATGATCGCCTCCGCCGCCAACGCCGCCTTCTTCCCCCGCCGTGCCCAGACCACCGGCCTGCACCACCTCGCCCTCTTCATGCTCGGCGGCGCCGTGCTGCTCCTGATAGCCACCGCCGTGGACAGCTCACTGCGCCGCCCGAACCGCCTGAATCGCCCGGATGCGACCGCGCCGGACGGCACCGAGAGCGCGGACTGCACGGACGGAGCGGTGGATACGCGCGGCCCGGCGGAGGTGGAAGGCGTGGCGGGCACGGACGGAGCCGGTGGTCCGGCCGACGGGAAAGGAAGAGCCGATTAAGGGCCGCGCCGCCAACTCCCTTCCGTGGCAGGCGATTCCCACCAGGGCACCCCCGCCATGGAAGATGCCCGACCACGGGCACACCCCGCCCAGGGGCACTTCTCATCACGTCCCATCACCGCACATCCCCCATCAGGTCACGTTCATCACCTCTCAGAAAGACCCACACATCGCATGTCCCTCACCACTCTTGACGCACGTACCGCACTCGTCCTGATAGACCTGCAACGCGGCATCGTCGGCCTCCCGGCCGTCCCGCACAGCGGTGAAGAAGTCGTCTCCCGCGCGGCCCGACTCGCCGACGCCTTCCGCTCCCACGGCGCTCCGGTCGTCCTCGTACGGGTCACCGCCGCGGCCGACGGAGCGGACCGCGTTCCGGGGCGCACGGAGACCCGGCAGCGGAACGCCACCCCGCCCCCGGGCTGGGACACCATCGTCGACGAACTGTCCGGCCACCCCGAGGACATCCTCGTCACCAAGCGCAACTGGGGTGCCTTCCACGGCACCGACCTCGACCTTCAGCTGCGCCGCCGTGGCATCACCCAGATCGTCCTCGGCGGTGTCGCCACCAGCATCGGAGTGGAATCCACCGCCCGTGCCGCTCACGAGCACGGCTACCACGTCACGCTGGCCACCGACGCCATGAGCGACGTGGATCCCGAGGCTCACCGCAACAGCATCGAGCGCATCTTCCCCCGTCTCGGCGAGAGCGGGACGACTGCGGAGGTCATCGATCTCCTCGCCGCGACCCGCGGCTGACATCCCGCTGACGCGTACTCCGTGAATCCCCTCATGCCGGCTCCCCTCATGCCTGCCGTTCCCGGTCCGGATCGAGTACCGATTCCGGAGAACAGTGCATCATCCGGCGGGGCGCGCCCGCATCGGCCCTCGGGTCGGCATGCCTGCTCAACCCCTGGGGTGAAG
This window encodes:
- a CDS encoding MFS transporter: MSGRLIRRARAPRRPSGGSPQDFDRKLISPMILGSVLNPVNSSMIAVALVPIGTAFGAPPSQTAWLVSALYLATAVGQPVMGRLVDTYGPRRLYLTGTALVGIAGLLGALAPSLDALITARVLLGLGTSAAYPASMYLTRSEAKRTGHDGPAGVLTALAVATQTIAVIGPTLGGVLIGVGGWRTVFTVNVPLALACLFLGARRLPRSPAPDPADGARTARLGRRVDVLGMALFAALLTFLMLFLMRPQAADGYLLVLAGAAATAFVARELRVAEPFVDLRLLACSAPLQATFARQVLSYTASYAFLYGFTQWLEQARGLHASQAGLVLLPLSLSALVVSGITGRHQALRAKLLIGSTVQIAACGTLLLVHPTGAAWLLIAVSTLMGIPQGLIGLANQSALYHQADPERMGSASGLLRTFTYLGAMIASAANAAFFPRRAQTTGLHHLALFMLGGAVLLLIATAVDSSLRRPNRLNRPDATAPDGTESADCTDGAVDTRGPAEVEGVAGTDGAGGPADGKGRAD
- a CDS encoding hydrolase; the encoded protein is MSLTTLDARTALVLIDLQRGIVGLPAVPHSGEEVVSRAARLADAFRSHGAPVVLVRVTAAADGADRVPGRTETRQRNATPPPGWDTIVDELSGHPEDILVTKRNWGAFHGTDLDLQLRRRGITQIVLGGVATSIGVESTARAAHEHGYHVTLATDAMSDVDPEAHRNSIERIFPRLGESGTTAEVIDLLAATRG